The following nucleotide sequence is from Candidatus Krumholzibacteriia bacterium.
AACACGAAGATGCCGTTCTCGGCCACCAGGTAGCCGAGCACCTGGGTCAAAGCCTTGCGACGGCTGATCACCAGGAAGAGCCCGGTCAGCATGGTCGAGAAGGCGACGGGCACCGCCAGCGACGAGGCCACGGGCCCCGGTAGCTGCAGGCGCGCCCCCATATACATCGAAATCAAGAGGCTCGCGACCCCCACCAGGATCGACAGCGTGTAGCCGACGAACGGCTCGATCTCGCGGCGCTTGTGGACGGAACCGAGGGTGCGCAGCAACAGCCGCCGCAAGATCACCCCCTTCACCAGCACGATCACTGCGGCGAGAACCAAG
It contains:
- a CDS encoding hydrogenase encodes the protein MSAWIETALIAIVLTNFLLLASSRLGGCIRTVAVQGVILGVLLLFTHAGALTPRILVLAAVIVLVKGVILRRLLLRTLGSVHKRREIEPFVGYTLSILVGVASLLISMYMGARLQLPGPVASSLAVPVAFSTMLTGLFLVISRRKALTQVLGYLVAENGIFVFAVTVTHGGSLWVELGILLDVLVAVFVMGIAVHHISNEFDSIDVARISTLKG